The genomic interval GCCGGAATTGTAATCGACGGTATTTCTCTTGGACTTAACACCTATGCCGAAGCTATGGGTGTTGTACTCGAAAAAGCCGCGAAATACAGTGAAATGCTCAAAGTCAGCTCTGCAGACATCAAGCGCGGATTGTAAACCAATGCGTTTCTTAATCAGGATCCCTTTCCGTTCCGGGAAGGGATCTTTTTTGTGCGAACTGCTTATCTTGCAGCATGCCGCACACACCACGCCAGTACCTCCGCGCCCTGCTGCTGAAATTCGGCTTTGGCAACGAGGCTGCATTCAGGCTAAATCTCGATGAAATACGCAGCGATGATGTATTTCTCTGCTCCTATCCCAAATCAGGGAATACGTGGCTGCGGTTTATACTTGCACATCTTTATTCCACCCGCAGTGATCTTACGCCGCGCAATGTGGACGAACTTGTGCCTGATGTGTACATGGCAAACGATATGGCCAATGCCGCACTTTCACCCAGACTGCTGAAAACACATCACCCCCTTTTTGACCATTATCCGAAAACCATTTATGTGGTGCGCGATGTGCGTGATGTAATGCTTTCGTATTATCACTACCAAAAGGCGCTTGGCGTGTATAAAGGGAGTTTAGGAGAATTTATTGATGTGGCTGATACGTTACATCCGTTCGGAAACTGGAGTGCGCATGTGGAAAAGGCCATTGCATTTGCAGCGGCCCGGCCTCAGCGCATATTGTTGCTGCGTTACGAAGAATTGCAGCAAAACCCTGAGGCGGAAATTCAGAAACTGATTGCGTTTCTAAACATACCCGCACAGCGCAACATTGCTGAGGCCGTGGCGCTCTCGTCATTTGAACGGCTCAGCACACTTGAAGCTACACATGGCAGTTCATTCAGCGATAAAAGCGGGAAACCTTTTTTCAGGAGAGGAAAAACCGGTGAAGGCAAAACACAGCTCAGTGCGGAAGACCATGCGCGGCTGTTTGCGCGGCACACCAAAGCCATGCAGTTGCTGAAGTACAGCTGAGCCGGGGAATTCGTTATATTTACTTTTCAATTTCACCACACTTTTCTATGCCTTCAGTTCAGGAACTCATTGCCAAAATTGAACACGAAATTGAAGAACTTCCGCAAGGTGTTCTTCAGCCTGATACCCAATTCCGTCAACTCCCTGAATGGAGTTCAATGCATGCACTCATTATTATTGCACTGGCCGAAACGGAATATAATGTAACACTGAGTGGCAACGACCTGCGCAGCTGCGTAACTGTTGCCGATTTGCACCGCATTATTGAAAGCCGTATGAACTAAGCCCGATGGCTATTTTCACTACTCATCACGTAAGCATTTCTGGTATTTCGGCTGCAGTTCCTGCTTGCACGGAAAGCAACCTCGATTATGATTATGTGAGCGAGGCCGAACGAAAGCTGCTGGTAAAAACCACCGGCATACTCAACCGCCGGATTGCGGCACCGGGTCAAACACTAACTGATCTGGCTGAAATAGCCGGCAACCGCCTGCTCGATTTCCTTGGCTGGAACCGAAGCGAAGTGGATTTGCTTGTACTCGTTACACAATCGCGCGATTATGTATTGCCTTCGTCGGGGGTAATTTTGCAGCAACGTTTGGGCCTTTCGCAGTATTGTGCAGCGTTTGATATTGGTCTCGGTTGCAGTGGTTATGTATATGCCATGTCTGTGGCGATGTCGATGATGCAATCAGGCGGTTTCCGCAAAGGGCTTGTAATTGCAGGTGATATTTCCACTTCGGGCACCAACCCGCGCGACAAAAGCACGTATCCGCTTTTTGGAGATGCCGCTACGGCAACAGCACTGGAATACAACCGTGATGCCGCGCCTGTGCATTTCAA from Bacteroidota bacterium carries:
- a CDS encoding sulfotransferase domain-containing protein, which codes for MPHTPRQYLRALLLKFGFGNEAAFRLNLDEIRSDDVFLCSYPKSGNTWLRFILAHLYSTRSDLTPRNVDELVPDVYMANDMANAALSPRLLKTHHPLFDHYPKTIYVVRDVRDVMLSYYHYQKALGVYKGSLGEFIDVADTLHPFGNWSAHVEKAIAFAAARPQRILLLRYEELQQNPEAEIQKLIAFLNIPAQRNIAEAVALSSFERLSTLEATHGSSFSDKSGKPFFRRGKTGEGKTQLSAEDHARLFARHTKAMQLLKYS
- a CDS encoding acyl carrier protein; translation: MPSVQELIAKIEHEIEELPQGVLQPDTQFRQLPEWSSMHALIIIALAETEYNVTLSGNDLRSCVTVADLHRIIESRMN
- a CDS encoding ketoacyl-ACP synthase III codes for the protein MAIFTTHHVSISGISAAVPACTESNLDYDYVSEAERKLLVKTTGILNRRIAAPGQTLTDLAEIAGNRLLDFLGWNRSEVDLLVLVTQSRDYVLPSSGVILQQRLGLSQYCAAFDIGLGCSGYVYAMSVAMSMMQSGGFRKGLVIAGDISTSGTNPRDKSTYPLFGDAATATALEYNRDAAPVHFNLQSDGTGAETIIIPDGALRHPPTAGMYDVQEFEPGIIRSRRDLWLNGLDVFNFSVREAPPNMQQLCTQSGNPLESHDWLVMHQANLLMNETIRKKLKFPAEKTPYSLNDFGNTSSASIPLTIVSKCAEASATPQRWLLSGFGVGLSWGSMSLSTHGFACMPVIEV